In Fusarium verticillioides 7600 chromosome 4, whole genome shotgun sequence, the following proteins share a genomic window:
- a CDS encoding alkaline phosphatase — MKAYVISVLYTLASLLAVSVASFDGNINYGSPSPRHTQFGIDVNQVQRRSWKRGNVAFKPEELNFTHGVASGDPWPNSVILWTRIAPTNVSSADTAPIDGTEPLYSHDTKKFIEADPNPICLHWEVFPVGKTDSKSVVSSGKAYTTADIDYTVKVEAKGLKPLTTYNYQFTVCNSKVSSPLGRTKTAPRPDDDVSEINLAVFSCSAYFPGYFNVYGNAARKDKHDWVVHLGDYIYEYGTYTLFKERGSIPQHPTYSLSDYRARHGQHRTDPDLQLLAQNSAWITTWDDHELADNAYRDGYVDFFDKPNTFKGEGPKVATDARKANAVRAYFEWMPIRQTDMDDGLRVWRSFQLGKLMDLVMLDTRLYDRSKGVDYVNEKYIEKISDDPSRTLMGGRQENWFYRSLSKSKDRNATWRVIGNQIVFSHIKGDATGGGDTWDGYIANRNRTLNHLYKNKIDNNIFLSGDSHMNWVSDLAWLGTKKYDPKTGKGAIGAEFAGTAVSSWGTSGINSIEPDAGKLSRKAITENKELFWQEGYYRGYFHLSVTPKNVSAQFFGSPSIATHNAWEIPLANFTVFAGDNHIHRPKDGIQAESGALKFGKVKHTNFTLSTETRIWKIKGFDKMYLNPEPSFLGSS; from the exons ATGAAGGCCTATGTAATCTCAGTTCTCTATACTCTTGCAAGTCTTTTAGCCGTCTCAGTGGCCAGCTTCGATGGCAACATCAACTATGGTAGTCCCTCGCCTCGGCATACGCAGTTCGGCATCGATGTCAATCAAGTCCAGCGACGTTCCTGGAAGCGTGGAAACGTCGCATTCAAGCCAGAGGAGTTGAACTTTACTCATGGTGTTGCATCCGGCGATCCATGGCCCAATAGCGTTATACTGTGGACTCGAATTGCTCCAACCAATGTGTCTTCCGCTGACACCGCGCCGATTGATGGGACCGAACCACTTTACAGCCacgacaccaagaagtttATAGAGGCTGATCCCAATCCTATCTGTTTGCACTGGGAAGTCTTTCCAGTTGGGAAGACGGACTCTAAGTCAGTCGTTAGTAGTGGAAAGGCTTATACTACAGCGGACATCGACTACACAGTTAAG GTCGAAGCCAAAGGATTGAAGCCGTTGACGACATATAACTACCAATTCACTGTCTGCAACTCGAAAGTTTCAAGCCCTCTCGGAAGAACCAAGACTGCACCTCGGCCTGACGATGACGTATCGGAGATCAATCTGGCGGTCTTCTCATGTAGCGCATACT TTCCAGGATATTTTAACGTCTATGGCAATGCTGCCCGAAAGGATAAACACGACTGGgttgttcatcttggcgattATATCTACGAATATGGCACCTATACACTGTTCAAAGAGCGAGGCTCAATTCCACAGCACCCGACATACTCGCTATCTGACTATCGTGCACGCCATGGACAG CACCGGACTGATCCTGACTTGCAATTGTTGGCTCAAAACTCAGCTTGGATCACCACTTGGGATGATCATG AGCTCGCCGATAATGCTTACAGAGATGGATATgtcgacttcttcgacaagcCCAATACCTTCAAAGGAGAAGGTCCGAAGGTAGCCACTGATGCTCGCAAGGCCAATGCTGTTCGCGCGTACTTCGAGTGGATGCCAATCAGGCAGActgacatggatgatggcCTCCGTGTATGGAGGTCTTTCCAGTTGGGCAAGCTGATGGACCTAGTGATGCTGGACACAAGACTGTATGACCGAAGTAAAGGAGTCGACT ACGTCAACGAGAAGTATATCGAGAAAATAAGCGACGATCCGAGTAGAACTCTGATGGGAGGTCGACAGGAGAATTGGTTCTACCGCTCCTTATCCAAATCCAAGGATCGGAATGCAACCTGGCGAGTGATTGGGAACCAGATCGTATTCTCTCACATCAAAGGGGATGCGactggaggaggagacaCCTGGGAT GGTTATATCGCgaacagaaacagaacaCTCAACCATCTATATAAGAACAAGAttgacaacaacatcttcctATCGGGAGACAGCCATATGAACTGG GTGTCTGACTTGGCATGGCTGGGCACTAAGAAGTACGACCCCAAGACAGGAAAGGGTGCCATAGGGGCCGAGTTCGCGGGTACCGCGGTCAGCTCGTGGGGTACATCAGGCATCAATTCCATTGAGCCTGACGCAGGAAAACTCTCTCGGAAAGCCATCActgagaacaaagagctGTTCTGGCAGGAGGGTTACTACCGTGGCTATTTTCACTTGTCAGTCACTCCCAAGAATGTCTCAGCTCAATTCTTTG GCTCGCCATCCATTGCCACTCATAATGCTTGGGAGATTCCATTAGCGAATTTCACAGTTTTCGCTGGGGATAATCACATCCATCGACCGAAGGATGGCATCCAGGCTGAGTCTGGAGCCTTGAAGTTTGGGAAAGTGAAACACACAAATTTTACGTTGAGTACCGAGACCAGGATTTGGAAGATTAAAGGCTTTGACAAGATGTACCTTAACCCAGAGCCTAGTTTCCTTGGCTCGTCCTAA
- a CDS encoding alpha-L-fucosidase yields the protein MMTLSTKLTAVAAAAGALFPIAAAKTSGPYEATWESTDKHNASPEWFRDAKFGVYWHWGAFTTPQYASEWYPRNMYEPGSDQRKHHTETYGPPEEWGYSNFINGADDLKGNFVQFKPVLSSKGGEFDPEAIIKAVKASGAKFAGPVGEHHDGYSMWDSKVNEWNSVKRGPKLDLVKLWADLVRKNGMKLVVAMHQAYNYNGFYEWAPKTNDTSLKKLLGQLSREESDQLWFDKHREMLDHVQPDIIWNDFSLDSPGYCADFDGPCAVAEKKRLEFLAYYFNRAVEWNKEVVTTHKHFDVGFRDTSTVSDYERGGPANITRPYWLTDDAISASSWSYTVGIKYYSSKAMVHSLLDRVSKNGNMLLNISPTAVGVLPDEQLKVLQDIGDFLGRYGEAVFSTRAWDIYGEGPNQVTGGSFTAPLQGNSSDIRFTRNKDASVLYATVLGWPDDKQVSIGSLGSDALVDLKSLKSIELLGDKAGEYEKVSDWKQTKDALEISLPAQPAESLAYVLKLTFDGGIPVPQPKIGASVFSATSATGRGVSLGLGDFNEEFLTEAGLKPDAIRFIRVSSGTKLTVYSAGDLSGDSKELDAGEHQVEEGSVGSIAISKA from the coding sequence ATGATGACTCTATCTACCAAGTTGACTGCTGTTGCAGCGGCTGCGGGCGCCTTGTTTCCCATCGCGGCTGCGAAGACTTCAGGCCCGTACGAAGCAACATGGGAGTCAACTGACAAACACAACGCCTCACCTGAATGGTTTCGCGACGCCAAATTCGGTGTTTACTGGCACTGGGGTGCTTTCACGACCCCTCAGTACGCTAGCGAGTGGTATCCACGCAACATGTATGAGCCAGGCTCAGACCAACGCAAACACCATACCGAGACTTACGGGCCCCCCGAGGAATGGGGGTACTCGAATTTCATCAATGGTGCTGATGATCTCAAAGGAAACTTTGTTCAATTCAAGCCTGTTCTTAGCTCAAAGGGTGGAGAGTTTGACCCCGAGGCTATCatcaaagctgtcaaggcttCGGGTGCAAAGTTCGCGGGCCCGGTCGGtgagcatcatgatggcTACTCCATGTGGGATAGCAAGGTCAACGAGTGGAACTCGGTGAAGCGAGGTCCCAAACTAGACTTGGTCAAGCTATGGGCTGATCTTGTTCGCAAGAACGGTATGAAGCTCGTGGTGGCCATGCACCAAGCCTACAACTACAACGGCTTCTATGAATGGGCACCAAAGACCAACGACacaagcttgaagaagttaCTGGGTCAACTATCTCGAGAAGAATCAGATCAACTCTGGTTCGACAAACATCGAGAGATGCTAGACCACGTGCAGCCTGACATCATCTGGAACGACTTCTCACTTGACAGTCCTGGCTACTGTGCTGACTTTGATGGCCCatgtgctgttgctgagaagaaaCGGTTAGAGTTCCTCGCATACTACTTCAATCGCGCTGTTGAGTGGAACAAAGAGGTTGTCACGACTCATAAGCATTTTGACGTGGGATTCCGCGACACGTCCACCGTCAGTGATTATGAGCGCGGTGGGCCAGCTAACATCACGCGCCCCTATTGGCTGACTGATGACGCGATCAGTGCTTCAAGCTGGAGCTACACAGTCGGCATCAAGTACTATTCCTCCAAGGCTATGGTCCACTCGCTGCTTGACCGTGTCAGCAAGAATGGCaacatgcttctcaacattTCACCCACTGCAGTGGGTGTTTTGCCTGACGAGCAGCTCAAGGTCTTGCAGGATATCGGAGACTTCCTTGGCCGTTACGGGGAGGCCGTCTTCAGTACTCGTGCTTGGGATATTTATGGCGAAGGGCCTAATCAAGTCACTGGTGGGTCTTTCACGGCACCTTTACAGGGCAACAGCAGTGACATCCGTTTCACGCGTAACAAAGATGCGAGCGTTCTTTACGCCACGGTTCTTGGCTGGCCTGACGATAAGCAAGTCTCTATCGGCAGTCTTGGTTCCGATGCCTTGGTCGATCTTAAGAGCCTCAAGTCtatcgagcttcttggcgacaAGGCCGGTGAATATGAAAAGGTCTCTGATTGGAAGCAGACCAAGGATGCCCTTGAGATTTCGCTGCCAGCTCAGCCAGCTGAGTCACTCGCTTATGTCCTCAAGCTGACCTTTGATGGTGGAATACCCGTCCCCCAGCCCAAGATTGGTGCTTCCGTGTTCTCTGCTACGAGTGCGACAGGTCGGGGTGTTAGTCTTGGGCTCGGTGACTTCAACGAAGAATTCTTGACTGAGGCAGGACTGAAGCCTGACGCTATTCGTTTTATCCGTGTTTCTTCTGGAACTAAGCTGACTGTGTATTCGGCGGGCGATTTGTCTGGTGATAGTAAGGAGCTTGATGCAGGCGAACATCAGGTTGAGGAGGGGTCCGTAGGGTCCATCGCGATCTCCAAAGCTTAG
- a CDS encoding carboxypeptidase A4: MRSSLLLALLPLAIATAVPSSKKVDYNGFKSLRVTLPKGAKNAVAEINKLSATILNPGAKEELDIVVSPDNIDAVTKIASDTTVLVEDVGAALAEEETSEIYAVPSESWFTAYHSYADHLQFLKDLQSSFPSQSEIVTLGNSFQGRALTGIHIWGSGGKGSKPAIVFHGTVHAREWIATMTAEYMAYQLLTKYSSDSAVKAIVDKFDFYITPVVNPDGFVYTQTTNRLWRKNRQTVSGNSCVGRDINRNWPYKWELTGGASTNPCDETYKGQAAGDSPELKAIKGQIDSLAAGKGITFYVDFHSYGQYVLWPYGYDCSFVAPEEAALKTVGTRITNAIRSNSGQTYTAGNSCRALYATTGDSLDYIQGVAKAKYSYTIELRDRGTYGFSLPASQIQATVRETWAGIVAGLTGL, from the exons ATGCggtcctctcttctcctcgctcttctccctctggCTATTGCCACGGCGGTTCCCAGCTCCAAGAAGGTTGACTACAACGGCTTCAAGAGCCTGCGTGTCACTCTTCCCAAGGGCGCCAAGAATGCTGTAGCCGAGATCAACAAGCTCTCTGCTACCATCCTCAACCCCGGTgccaaggaggagctcgacaTTGTTGTTTCTCCTGACAACATCGATGCCGTCACCAAGATTGCCTCCGACACCACTGTCCTCGTTGAGGATGTCggtgctgctcttgctgaggaggagaccTCTGAAATTTACGCTG TCCCCAGTGAATCTTGGTTCACCGCCTATCACAGCTACGCTGATCACCTCCAGTTCCTGAAGGACCTCCAGTCTAGCTTCCCTAGCCAGTCCGAGATTGTGACTCTTGGCAACTCTTTCCAGGGTCGTGCTCTTACTGGTATTCACATCTGGGGTAGCGGTGGTAAGGGATCCAAGCCCGCCATTGTCTTCCACGGAACTGTCCACGCTCGCGAGTGGATTGCCACCATG ACTGCCGAGTACATGGCCTACCAGCTCTTGACCAAGTACAGCAGCGACTCCGCTGTCAAGGCTATCGTCGACAAGTTCGACTTCTACATCACCCCTGTTGTCAACCCCGATG GTTTCGTTTACACTCAGACCACCAACCGACTCTGGCGCAAGAACCGACAGACTGTCTCTGGAAACTCCTGCGTTGGTCGTGACATCAACCGTAACTGGCCTTACAAGTGGGAGCTCACTGGTGGTGCCTCCACCAACCCTTGCGACGAGACCTACAAGGGACAAGCCGCTGGTGACAGccctgagctcaaggccatcaagggTCAAATTGActctcttgctgctggcaaGGGCATCACTTTCTACGTTGACTTCCACTCTTATGGACAGTACGTTCTCTGGC CCTACGGCTACGACTGCAGCTTCGTCGCCCCTGAGGAGGCCGCCCTCAAGACCGTCGGTACCcgcatcaccaacgccatccGCAGCAACTCTGGACAGACTTACACTGCTGGTAACTCTTGCCGCGCTCTGTATGCCACCACTGGCGACAGTCTCGACTACATCCAGGGTGTTGCTAAGGCTAAGTACTCCTACACCATCGAGCTCCGTGACCGCGGTACCTATGGCTTCAGCTTGCCCGCCAGCCAGATCCAGGCTACTGTCCGTGAGACTTGGGCTGGTATCGTTGCTGGTCTGACTGGTCTGTAA